In Ornithodoros turicata isolate Travis chromosome 1, ASM3712646v1, whole genome shotgun sequence, the DNA window CCAATGCATGCATGATACAGAACTCATGTAAAAACAGTGTAAGTCATAGAACACACCGGTATTGATATCGACATATTTACTTGTCTCTGAGCTGGTGCGATATGAGCATACGATGAGTGTAATGGGCAGATAGCACCTTTTTTACCCAGAAATGGGTGTGAAAATTGTTACTTTACAGCACCCGCATTGATTTAGTGCGGTACAGTCATGACAGAAACTTACGAGTTCTGATTGTGTGCCATGATCCTCCGAGCTGGCTCCCTCGTCGCTTGAGTCAGAAAGGCAGTCTGTCGAATCATCATCCATGCAGCCTTCATATCCCGGTTCCATTACGGACCTTGTCTCTGAGTTCTATGGGTGTAATATAACTACTTTGTTACGTCAATCTAGTGCGCAGGCCGAGTTTAACTACAATGAAGAAAGTAATTAAAAACAAGCTAGCTGGTAAGCAGTCTACTCACGTTAACAATCTCTTGTATAGAGTTGTCAAAAGGACGTTCATCATCACTTGATAGATCGTAGGGCGCGTCGTTCTGGACGTCGCTACGAGCATTAAGGCTGAGACACATGTACGACGAAATGTGCGACCTGTCGTGCGACGCGTCGCAGCGCAAAGCACCCTGGGACTGATTCTGGAGACATAGGTCGTCGCAGCAGCGCTCTGCGACAAGTCGCAGCGCGACAAAACTGCTCAGATATCTCCGCTCCCGTCGGCGGGTTGTCGTACGGATGTAGTGACGTCATGAGCCAAGCAGCCAATGATGCTGCCTCTCTGATAGATGCGATGGAtccgagaaaaaatggcggacagTGTGTGTTCTGAATGCAAACAGTGGCAGATTTCGTTGTATTGCTCCTTGAAAGACACGTGAAATAAGGAATGAATTGTTCTCGTTTACTGTGAGCACATTTCGTTATGTTAAATAAAGTGTAAGCGAGTGTACCTCTTGCCGCGCTGTTCTAGCACCACCAGCAACACGACGGTTCAGAGCGACATGTCGTAAGGATGTCGCCGCCCATGTGTCTGCTGATGCAGCACGCGACAACTCGTGACACGAAACTGTGCGACTCGTCGAACGACGGGTCGTGCATTTTGTCGTACATGTGTTTCGCCCTTTATTCCCGGATGAAGTGACATTCTCCTGTGTCGCAGCATCTTCCAGTGAACCTCTGACGGACATGCAGCTTCTCTCCGGTGCCACTTCGGCATTATCTTGTTCATGATCGGCGTTGATTTGGGCCACTTTCGTCGCATGCCTTATTTTTGTCGTGCGAGGTTTTGCAACATTATCTCTTAACATCCACTCGCGGTACCTTTTCGGCATTGCGGGATCAACGTGTTGGGTAATATGTACTTACATCACAATACATAACAATACCTCTCACACCGCATACTAGTAGTGGCGATCGTACATCGCCGACATGCAGCAGAAACAATGCCGTTGCGTCACCGCAGCAAAACGTACAGGTAATCGCATTAGCCAGAAACAAATTATTTGAATAACCTAAAACGCAATTTTATTGGATGCATATTTAATACGTTATATTGTGTTATCGTAGGTTTGTTATGTTTGGGGAGATTCATGCTGCCGCCGCTGTGACACTGGTCGTAGATACGAGTCAAAGCAAGCCAAAGCAATCCGCTTCCTTTCTGGCTGCCCGAGTGGGAACGCGTAGTGTGTTGTGCTTGTCGGGCCTGTTCGCAAAAGTCCTTGTGTGCGGAGACGTGTTGGCAGTTTTAGTGGCTGTCGTGCTGTCGCTGTTCCTAGTTTTGTTGTTTGTGTCAAGTGCGAACTTGTGACATGTCACACATCCTCGTGAAGTGGGAAGATACTGAGGCTTGGGACGTCTACCCCACGAGGGCCATGATTGATGTCGCCACAGCTTCCGCCATCATGAAAGATCCGACGTTGGTCGATACCTATGTGGGAAAGTGTTTTGAGATCCGGTGGAAAGCTGACGCAGAACCCGCCAAAGCTTATTTGATCCAGGCCGGTAAGTAATGTTATTTCCGCATCACGATGCAGTTGATTTGCCATTGATAGTTAGATTTGGTTTGTAAGACCGGGACATGAGGCTTTTGGTCTTGCTTTGGCTATGCCGAAGCTACGCGTACTTAAAGGGATAATGACATTTATAAATTTACAGGTGACGCAGCCAAACTTGAGCGGAAAAGGAACAGACTCGCTACACGTGCAACTTCGCACTCATCATAATCGGTAAGCTGCAGTTAAACAGACCGTGCTAATGAAAGCATTAGTGCTTCTTCGTGCCACGTGTGACTAAAAAATCGCAGTTACTAGGGTTACGACCACACCGGCTAGCACTTGCTTTTAGCATAAATGTTGTGTCAACCTGCACTTCCATTGTATTGCAGCATCAGGCACAACAGAGGTGTTGCACTCATAGCGAGCAAGTACAGGccttagaaaaagaaaacaacgagCTAAAGCGCAGGTTAGAGCAGCAGGAAAACTTGATCGGTGAGTGTATCAGACTGTGTCTGTGTGTAGCCAATGTCAGAACACTACGTGTAgtgtctttgtgtgtgtgtgtgtgcgactTGTTTGTTCCTTGAACTTCCTCAAATTCTTGTCCATAGAATCAGGCAAGATGGTACGCAGACTAAAATACATGCTGAGAGAAGTTCAGGAACAACACGTCCAGAATATATGTCAGACTGGTCAAGTAAGTATTTGTCACTGTCTTTGTTATTGATTTCCATTTGAAAGGCAGTTGCAGTTATATTTTGTAGCTTCACTAATGATTGCAACCAGTCCATTCCTTTGATATGTCCAGTACTACTaaacttattattattagtttAGTAGCACAGTTGATGTTATCATTGATCACTGAATGGGGTAGAGTTAAACTGTGGTGCCCTTGTTTAAGTATGATCCATTATACAGTTTGGGATGCCCTTTATGAGTAAATATTGTGCGCATACGATTTTTGCAGCACTGTACAAGCTTTTGACAAGTCCAGTGTTAAAGAACCAGTAATATATAACAAGATAGGTTAGGCTTGCATACATGTCGGCCTGTTATGCCTGAGTTATACTCAGAGTTCATGTGCTGGTGGTgcatgtttgtgtgtgttgtaGTGTTTCTCTACAAAACTACAAGTCCACACACAGTCTGTCAGCCTTCGAACAGTGCAGTGCTCGTGAAGTTGGGCCATGGCAATGTATTTGGACACCGGCGGACTTCACACATAGCATGTACAGTGAGTGCACAGCATGTACTTGCTCTCGTGCAACAATGACGCAACAGATGCTAATGAAATACATTGCTGAAGTAATACTGTGCTAGCCTGCGCTATTTCCCTATAGCACATCATATCCTCCAGCGATTCCAGAATAAATACCAACTTATGCTGTTAGTGATCAGTACAGGCCAGATTTATATGCACTTAAAAGTGCATGTTCATGCATTTGAAATGCCCCCCGAATCGTCTGACCCTACTTATGGCTTTGCAGAACGTGGACCTGGGTGCAGGTGTACTCGTCCGCCAGACCACGCTAACACGACTGGAGCAGACATACAAAGACCAGCCGTCCAAGTTTGCGAGGTCCCTGATGAGGGTTTTGTTCACGGACGAGGAGATGGTGAACAAGTCCCTTTTTGGACTGCAGGCCAACAGCAACAAGGACAAGGAAGCGAAACCGGCCCTCGATCCAGCACGTGTGAAGGCTGTGCTAGGTATGTCGCCACATGGGGTTGCTTTATGCGCAAACAATGTGTATATACATTTCCGGGTTGCTGACTTACTAACTAGAACTTGTTACGGTGTATTGTGACTGAATGCTTACACTGCACTTAGAGCCTAAAATTGAGTGATAGCACACACAAGCAAGGACAAGCTGGGTAATTCCATGCCAAGCGTTTCAGGGGTAGGCTGGACCATCACAGGTTTTGTTATGAAATGAAAGCACAACTGAGAAAGTTTTTAGCCTGTGAAAAGTGTTTGGTCATGCTGCGTCATACTACGTCATCAGATTTTTATTTCAAATCAAAATTTGGCAAGACCGTGCTTCTGTAAAGAAATAAGTCTCGAAGAGACTACAGTGAAATTGTTACACCACGGTGGACATCGACAGTCGGCACGGACGCCGTTGCTCTAGCTATTGACTGGCTAACACAATAATTGCCACTTAAAGATCGATTTGGACCTATTGGTACATTTCCTTGACAATAAGAGCGCTAAAAAAGACTAACACAAATGATGCAACATAGACCACTACGTTCTCTAGAGTGCTCTGCGTTTTGTCGTCTGTATTCGTCCCCTTTAGCACTTTTATGGTCAAGGAAATGCCAGACTGATGGTTTCCCACCAGCTCTCTGGGCATGCGATCTTTAAAATTCGACTGAAAGACAGCTACGCTGAATACAGCAGAGATTCTGCACATCTGAAAGTTACAAGCTCTCCGTCGAAtctaaagtttcgataggtttatgtTCACTTTATCAATTCCTTTTCTGGTCACTAGACGTGGAATGTCACTTTTTAGTGTGGGCGCAACCTCAAAAATCATTTCAAAACTGCTTTTGTATTGCTGTTGAATCCATTTAGTGCTTAGAAATTGTACTTGCTTTTTGGTTTCAATCTTGTCAATACGACATTAGGTGTGTCAAGGGGCATGCAGACGTATTCAAGAAATATTGTCAGTATTGTGATAAGCACTCTCAGGAACTATACCGTGTCAACTCTGTTATCAAAGCCATTGTTGTGTAGCATCATGACAGTCATTGGATTTATGGTAGGGTTGCACATTAAACGTGTTCTTTTTCCCTATTTTTCAGAACACACCAGCGCCACTTTCAGGTGCTCAGAGGCACCCCTGAAACGGAGCCTCAGCTCAATGCTACAAAAGCTGAACGCAAAGCATGCTGTAGATAAATAAAACTAGATAAATCATCATCTGCGTCTCGCTTTTTGCATCACAGTTTTGAAGCATGCTAAACCTTTCTGTGGCCATAGAAAGGCTTCAAGTAGCACACACAGAAGTGTGCCACTACTTGCAGAGATTGTGCATAATTTCTGCTACCTTGGGTCACAAGTCGTCCGCAGCTTGTCTGCAGCAAAATGATAACCAATTGCCTACAGGAAAGACGCAGGGGTGACAGAAAAGCTGCAGGAAGTTTGTGCAAGTTGTGCAGAGCAGGCTGACAGGGGGTACACAGATCTTCTGCAGAAAGTATCaagtttttttttgtaagggatGTGTCCTGGAATAGCTTGACCCTGGAGTAGCTTGACCTCACATCAGAATGGATGATGAACGGTAAGCTGCAAGAGATGAGCAGATAATAAGCAATGGTGACTCAAAAAGGGGTCAACAAAATGCATTGTTGGGAACCGTACGGGGAAAGAATGACTCCAGCTGGAACACACGACGGTTTATTGCTCTGACTGCTCAGGAGCGATACCATTAACCAAACTAAAACGAGGCCCTGCCCCTGCCACCTATGCGCCTGTTGTTCTTAGTTTCAGTTTTGTTAATGGTATCGCTCCTGAGCAGTCAGAGCAATAAACCGTCGTGTGTTCCAGCTGCAGTCATTCTTCCCCTTTTCGCTTCCcaacattttggtgccgaaacccggaaTGGATCATACAAATTCAGAACTCATTTTTATATGGGATAATCAGAAAAACGCTGCTGCACTCTTGTGAGATCACGATTGGCTGTGCGAAGGGTGGTCGTGGtgttggtgaaagggctcgccgatgtcggcctcacaggggtgggcagcgtcacgactgacgccctggtggaatgtgcgtcctgggccgacttttaaaggaactgtgccgacatatgtctgaaagacgcttgaggaaaacctagggaaaaccccagacagcaccgcCGAcaccggggttcgaacccgggtacctcccaatctcgacgtgacatggccagcacgctaaccactgagccacgggagccgGTGCTGAGAGAAGGGACTGTGTAGCGAAGGAGTTGTTCATCATGGCAAAGTGCGTTGACGTCTGATGGgctccggcacgtgaccagtgacgtacagcggcagaGCTCAAGCCTGGACAGTAAAACCTCCATATtcagacacctccctacctcggacaactccccatgtcggacaagatttcattgcaccgACGGGCTCCCATTGAAAATACATGGGGATGAAATtctctcatacacacattcgtacgacagggatcgacgcaagcggcaactgttgaacatgagagaactgatgttctgaggctggaacaacatagaagggacgaatacatacaaagcctcaaattgcctaagaaattaacgaagaaagatgaaagtcactgaaaaggttagccagctgtaggactcgaacccacaaaGGACAaactctatgtcggacacctccccatcccggaagtaggacagggttttccctgctaagtcggaTAGAAGCCTGGCCAAATTATCTCCATCTCAGCCTGTCTTTGCACTGAAAATACCCAAAACGAGCCactgcacttgactttcaccTTTTTCTTTCCTATACTGGGCTCAGCATTTTGTGGTTTTAGTTTTTGGAGTCCAAAAATGGGTGCTGTCAGTCTGTATTGTAACTATTCTTTTGGGTGAGCACTTGTattcggtttgtctagagccgTACGTGCACTGCATCAAGACAATCAAAAGTGGGTTGACGCTTCAGAGACCAGTCCTTGAGCTCAGTTCCAGGTTGGTTTAAACTCTCAAGGAAGCAGcatgctgctcgaaaagctccaaaggtaatgccattgagtagaattcACACGGAATAGAACCTACCAAAACAAGCAGTggttatcagtgaagagtgggtaagAGGTTCCAGGTGCCACAATTTCCCATGAATCGAAGAAGGGgaacatttctggcaacacagctgtgttcttttccattttttgtttcccgtATATTTAGGGCATGACTTCttagggttatacccgattatgcccgatatttacctcGCGAATCAAATCAGGaaaaacagggtttaacccgtagatgggtagaaattcagcgaaccggtagaatgtaggaagggagttgcctcaggacagaagaacagtctctgttcgaaatatcggcgacttctgtcctgaggcaactcccttcctagggTTTAACCCGGCATTTCCAGAAAACTGCTAGACCAAGGGAATCCGAGGTCATCACAACTAACACGCAACTTTCGAAAGTGTGTTGTGAATGCATAAATATTCTaatacaaactgtcaaaacagaggTCCTGCTGCCTCTTAGTTGGATAGACTAAATATTGTTACCTTGTGTCTACAAGTGTGTCGTGTATTATGCCGAAGATACCCATAAATTTACGTCTGCTCCAACCCGATTCAACCAGAATTAGGTTGAATCATGTTCTGTTCAACCAGATTACAGCCGAGTTATTAAAACAAAATatgacccaatatttacccctCGATTTTGctgcaaaatataacccgaaaaagtctgGCCCTACttatattctgtaactcgggcACCTTCCTAAGTAGGACATTTTTCCGCTGCACCGCGGGCGTCCAAGATAGGGAGTTTTCACTGTACAAGAGGTGCGTGAGCTGGGAAGAACATCGCAGACTGCCGAAGACCATCGCATCGCAGACCGAGAGACGTCTGACGTAACGTTATTCCCCTgcacgtcattggtgacgtgtAGCTGTTCAACCATTTCGCACACCTGTGACATTTCCCCCTTTTTATGCGTCTTTCAAAAATGATGTAACCATGTGCCTGCCGTAGTAATAACATTCTGTATCACACTTCTGTTTTAACATAGTTTGTGTCGTGATTTCGtgctttttcttcctcttttacCTTCACATTATACTGCTTTGTTGTGTGCATATTTTAGACATATTTAAGCAGCGGGAACAGAACATCGAGGTAACAAAACGCTATTGAGCaggattttttgtttttcacatAGAATTTAcgtaaattaataaataaaatatttcGGTTATTATTACATTGATTTATGATACTATATAATAATCATTCAATTAAATCAATAGTTGACAGCGTATGTTATACGCCTAAACCCTCGTGAAAACATCCAACGGAGACAGccccctattttttttttttacttctcgATTCTCTTcgtgtatttcttttttgcactACTTTGCTGCACCACATCGTGTCTGTTGGTTAGAACGTCACGGGACATTGAATTATTCTGCATGTAAccgacagaaagaaagaaaaaaagcttgcTATTCACACAATAGAACGATTACCGAAATTAATGTAGCGAATAATTACCGTGACGGAGATATAAAAAACTTGTACTAGGATACGATATTCGGTTAACTTACAAAAACTGAACTAGGAAGAAAAACTCTGCTACGCTCGCATATTTGGTTTATCTTCAAACTCGAAGTCAGAAACGTCGCGCTGAACACCATTAGAAGAACGCTTTCAACCTTTCTTTCTGCATAACTTtccttatttttgttttcttatttttctccTAATGACCTGTTCGG includes these proteins:
- the LOC135379012 gene encoding uncharacterized protein LOC135379012, which encodes MSHILVKWEDTEAWDVYPTRAMIDVATASAIMKDPTLVDTYHQAQQRCCTHSEQVQALEKENNELKRRLEQQENLIESGKMVRRLKYMLREVQEQHVQNICQTGQNVDLGAGVLVRQTTLTRLEQTYKDQPSKFARSLMRVLFTDEEMVNKSLFGLQANSNKDKEAKPALDPARVKAVLEHTSATFRCSEAPLKRSLSSMLQKLNAKHAVDK